One window of Treponema denticola genomic DNA carries:
- a CDS encoding ABC transporter permease produces MTKNKMYFKMIMSSLLRRRSRMLVALLAIAIGSTVLSGLLTIYYDIPRQMGTVFRSYGANMIFLPSESDAKIKKEQIDKIKKEIDSGKLVGFAPYIYKPAKVNEQPYMIAATDLISAKNNSPYWLVRGQWPKEKKEVLIGHEISKAIGLSLGDNFIVNTPKPDGDVTVNEFKVSGIVTTGGVEEEFIFMSLEDIKNIIGYNDAFDVIECSIDGNRDYLNLIAEKVLNDVKGITPRLVKRVTESQDTVLSKLQALVWIVTIIVLFLTMICVTTTMMAVVVERRKEIGLKKALGASNKSVVIDFLGEAVMLGLMGGILGIGLGYLFANNVSISVFAREVSFPIRLAPFTVISSIVITIVASLFPVRATVDVDPALVLRGE; encoded by the coding sequence ATGACTAAAAATAAGATGTATTTTAAAATGATAATGAGTTCTTTATTGCGGCGCCGTTCAAGAATGTTGGTAGCTTTACTGGCTATTGCAATCGGTTCAACCGTTTTATCGGGCTTATTAACTATTTACTACGACATTCCGCGGCAGATGGGAACAGTGTTCCGCTCATACGGGGCAAATATGATATTTCTTCCTTCCGAAAGCGATGCAAAAATAAAAAAAGAACAAATCGATAAAATTAAAAAAGAAATCGACTCAGGCAAACTTGTAGGTTTTGCTCCTTATATTTATAAACCTGCAAAGGTAAACGAGCAGCCCTATATGATAGCAGCTACCGATCTTATAAGTGCAAAGAACAATAGTCCATATTGGCTGGTGCGGGGACAATGGCCTAAAGAAAAAAAGGAAGTTTTAATCGGCCATGAAATAAGTAAGGCCATAGGTTTATCTCTAGGAGATAATTTTATTGTAAACACTCCGAAACCTGACGGAGATGTAACCGTAAACGAGTTTAAGGTTTCAGGCATAGTTACAACAGGTGGTGTCGAAGAAGAGTTTATCTTTATGAGCCTTGAGGATATAAAAAATATTATAGGCTATAATGATGCCTTCGATGTAATTGAGTGCAGTATTGACGGAAACAGGGACTATCTTAATTTAATTGCCGAAAAAGTTTTAAACGATGTAAAAGGTATTACCCCCCGTCTTGTAAAGCGTGTTACCGAATCTCAGGATACGGTTTTAAGTAAACTTCAGGCCCTTGTTTGGATTGTTACCATTATTGTTTTGTTTTTGACTATGATATGTGTAACTACTACCATGATGGCCGTAGTGGTGGAACGCCGAAAAGAAATAGGCTTAAAAAAAGCTTTAGGCGCTTCAAATAAAAGTGTTGTTATAGATTTTTTGGGAGAAGCGGTTATGCTTGGGCTCATGGGCGGTATTTTAGGAATAGGGCTCGGTTACTTATTTGCAAATAATGTAAGTATAAGTGTTTTTGCAAGAGAAGTTTCCTTTCCCATAAGACTGGCGCCTTTTACCGTAATTTCTTCTATTGTTATAACTATTGTTGCCTCCCTCTTTCCCGTAAGGGCAACTGTGGATGTGGACCCTGCTCTTGTTTTGCGCGGAGAGTAA
- a CDS encoding FMN-binding protein: protein MKNYKIILAALCFICIFSCSKTETKKSVKYKDGVYKSFANIKDDWGGTAEVEIKIEDGKIVECTFLSYEKNGNLKGPEYGKVDGVIKNMGLYKIAQASVLRAAEYGQKLIETQNIDDVDVIAGASISYKLFKDAVENALQDAKEN from the coding sequence ATGAAAAATTATAAAATTATTTTGGCTGCACTGTGTTTTATCTGTATTTTTTCTTGTTCAAAAACGGAAACAAAGAAGAGTGTAAAATACAAAGACGGCGTTTATAAGTCTTTTGCCAATATTAAAGACGATTGGGGCGGAACAGCCGAGGTTGAAATAAAAATTGAAGATGGTAAGATTGTTGAGTGTACATTTTTGTCTTACGAAAAAAACGGCAATCTAAAAGGGCCTGAATACGGAAAGGTTGACGGAGTTATAAAAAATATGGGGCTTTATAAAATTGCTCAAGCTTCCGTTTTAAGAGCTGCGGAGTACGGTCAAAAATTGATTGAAACTCAAAACATTGATGATGTCGATGTAATAGCCGGTGCTTCAATTTCTTATAAACTGTTTAAAGATGCGGTTGAAAATGCATTACAGGATGCAAAAGAAAATTAA
- a CDS encoding ABC transporter ATP-binding protein — MNILTLTEISKIYGDLKALDKINLTVEEGEWLSIMGPSGSGKTTLMNIIGCMDKPSLGKIDLAGQDISKLSSKELTIVRRDMIGLVFQQFHLVNYLTALENVMMAQYYHSLPDEKEALEALESVGLKERAKHLPNQLSGGEQQRVCIARALINHPKLLLADEPTGNLDEKNEKLVMEIFEKLHNAGSTIIVVTHDPEVADQAERMVVLEHGKIARIEKMSRVRPSIGENV; from the coding sequence ATGAATATTTTAACCTTAACCGAAATTTCTAAAATATATGGAGATCTTAAAGCCCTCGATAAAATAAATTTAACGGTTGAAGAGGGAGAGTGGCTTTCTATAATGGGGCCTTCGGGTTCAGGTAAAACCACATTGATGAACATAATCGGCTGTATGGATAAGCCTTCTTTAGGAAAAATTGATTTGGCGGGTCAGGACATTTCAAAACTTTCTTCTAAAGAATTGACGATAGTCAGGCGGGATATGATAGGGTTGGTTTTTCAACAATTTCACCTTGTAAATTATCTTACAGCCCTTGAAAATGTTATGATGGCTCAGTACTATCACAGCCTCCCCGATGAAAAGGAAGCTCTTGAAGCCCTTGAAAGTGTGGGTTTAAAAGAAAGAGCCAAGCATCTGCCCAATCAATTATCGGGAGGAGAACAGCAGCGTGTCTGTATTGCCCGTGCCCTGATAAATCATCCCAAGCTCCTGCTTGCCGATGAACCTACGGGAAACCTTGACGAAAAGAACGAAAAACTTGTAATGGAAATTTTTGAAAAACTCCATAATGCGGGAAGTACAATCATAGTTGTAACCCATGATCCTGAGGTTGCAGATCAGGCTGAACGGATGGTTGTTCTTGAGCACGGTAAAATAGCAAGAATTGAAAAAATGAGCAGGGTGAGACCCTCAATAGGAGAGAATGTATGA
- a CDS encoding ABC transporter permease, with protein sequence MFWRMIAGSLFRQKGKMVMIAFTIALGASLSTSMLNTMLGVGDKVNQELKTYGANINVAHKESSLLDDIYGEESGNTKKFLKEDELYKIKTIFWAYNIVDYAPFLNVQVDYDRADKPVRMSGTWFDFRIDLHTGQEVITGIRRMRTWWEVNGNWVSDDDNSSCMVGSLFAGRNNLKVGDEIKLTGAAASKTLKISAIFNSGSNEDDVIFTTLHTAQEFLGKANVCESIEVSALTTPDNDLARKAARSPLSLTIKEMEIWYCTAYVSSICYQIQEVMTDAVAKPIRQVAESEGAILNKTTLLMLLITVLSLIASALGISNLVTASVMDRRAEIGLKKAIGASNTAVTVSVLTEVMVIGIIGGAAGYFIGLGLTQIIGRSVFGSAIPPAPMVIPIVVLIIFLITLLGSFPSVKYLLKLNPTEVLHGK encoded by the coding sequence ATGTTTTGGAGAATGATAGCAGGGTCACTTTTTAGACAAAAAGGAAAAATGGTAATGATAGCTTTTACCATTGCCCTAGGTGCAAGTCTTTCAACTTCTATGCTTAACACAATGCTTGGTGTAGGGGATAAGGTAAACCAAGAGCTTAAAACATACGGAGCCAATATCAATGTTGCTCATAAAGAATCTTCTCTTTTAGATGATATTTACGGAGAAGAATCCGGAAACACAAAAAAATTCTTAAAAGAAGATGAATTGTATAAAATTAAGACCATATTTTGGGCATACAATATTGTCGATTATGCGCCTTTTTTAAATGTGCAAGTAGATTATGACCGAGCGGATAAACCTGTCCGTATGTCGGGTACATGGTTCGATTTTAGAATAGACTTACATACGGGGCAGGAAGTTATAACCGGAATAAGAAGAATGCGTACATGGTGGGAAGTAAACGGAAACTGGGTTTCGGATGATGATAATTCTTCCTGTATGGTAGGAAGTCTTTTTGCAGGAAGGAATAACTTAAAGGTAGGGGACGAGATAAAACTTACAGGTGCTGCAGCCTCTAAAACATTAAAGATCTCTGCAATTTTTAATTCGGGAAGCAATGAAGATGATGTAATTTTTACTACATTGCATACAGCCCAAGAATTTTTAGGAAAGGCAAATGTTTGTGAAAGCATCGAGGTAAGTGCTTTGACAACTCCCGACAATGATTTGGCAAGAAAGGCCGCAAGAAGCCCTTTAAGTTTAACGATAAAAGAAATGGAAATATGGTATTGCACCGCCTATGTAAGCAGTATCTGTTATCAGATTCAGGAGGTTATGACGGATGCGGTTGCAAAGCCGATAAGACAGGTGGCCGAATCAGAAGGTGCTATCTTAAATAAGACAACCTTGTTAATGCTTTTAATTACCGTTTTAAGTTTGATCGCTTCAGCTCTAGGTATTTCAAACTTGGTAACGGCGAGCGTTATGGATAGAAGGGCTGAAATCGGTTTAAAAAAAGCGATCGGGGCAAGTAATACGGCCGTTACCGTTTCGGTTTTAACTGAGGTTATGGTAATAGGAATTATCGGCGGTGCCGCAGGATATTTTATAGGATTGGGTTTAACGCAGATAATAGGTCGAAGCGTTTTCGGTTCTGCAATTCCGCCGGCTCCCATGGTTATTCCCATTGTGGTTCTTATCATTTTTTTGATTACCCTTTTGGGAAGTTTTCCGTCGGTGAAATATTTATTAAAGCTAAACCCCACGGAAGTTTTGCACGGAAAATAA
- a CDS encoding DUF2259 domain-containing protein, producing MRKAMISFCFIFCSFFLFAGDIATFVNLGFSADGSKFAFGQYGLTDQTYRAYAEIYGVDVAENKFLPSGRFITSPTSETADKDSKNIFLSLLDRANPSLLKWKISDKNEGRAIYAATDSTINETTLIFKDFETNDEYKVMLYKDKKSNLEASFYIEVEIIKPNGNKIKKTVGQKGKTRSGVRDYAIKKVIIDNTNTSLIVVIEKHQYDKLGNSIRYMVETIKL from the coding sequence ATGCGTAAAGCTATGATTTCTTTTTGTTTTATTTTTTGTTCTTTTTTTCTGTTTGCAGGCGATATTGCGACCTTTGTTAATTTAGGTTTTTCGGCTGACGGAAGTAAATTTGCTTTCGGACAATACGGGTTAACCGATCAAACCTATCGTGCCTATGCAGAAATTTATGGGGTAGATGTAGCAGAAAATAAGTTTTTACCTTCAGGACGCTTTATAACAAGTCCGACATCTGAAACAGCCGATAAAGACAGTAAAAATATATTTTTAAGCCTTTTGGATAGGGCTAATCCTTCTCTTTTAAAATGGAAGATAAGCGATAAAAATGAAGGAAGAGCTATTTATGCAGCTACGGATTCTACAATAAACGAAACCACCTTGATTTTTAAAGACTTTGAAACTAATGACGAGTATAAGGTAATGTTATACAAGGATAAAAAATCCAATTTAGAAGCTTCCTTTTATATTGAAGTTGAAATCATCAAACCTAACGGAAATAAGATAAAGAAAACAGTCGGTCAAAAAGGTAAAACCAGATCAGGTGTACGGGACTACGCAATAAAAAAAGTAATTATCGATAACACAAATACAAGCCTCATTGTTGTAATCGAAAAACATCAAT
- a CDS encoding ABC transporter permease → MENLQIKKLTVFELAKLNIKRKPFRTASLIILTAVLAFSLFAGSFLVKSLRGGMLSLSNRLGADIIVVPQGYDSKIESALLRGEPNSFYFDTEVVERIKKIEGVELASPQLFIATLSAGCCSFPLQIIGIDFDSDFNVKPWLKKQIKLPLLDNQIVAGSNVSGDYNSQVKFFNQPFVIAGRLTKTGMGFDNSIFMTIENARKLAKEYERITQHPVAKNENLISSVMVRINPRYDAGEVAKKIREEFKGEEIYPLISKRMMTNISSSISSLNVYVYILIVILWILSFIVLAVSFSSIFNERKEEFGMLRIIGSTKKKLFELAVLESLMISMSGAIIGTVLSCLIMFLFNQAIVTGMKMPFLNPSFLWTFVCFLLTFALISVIGPLAALKTMYSFTKEEPALSKS, encoded by the coding sequence ATGGAAAATTTACAAATAAAAAAACTGACCGTATTTGAGCTTGCAAAATTAAATATCAAAAGAAAACCTTTTAGAACTGCAAGCCTAATTATTCTTACGGCTGTTTTAGCCTTTAGTCTTTTTGCAGGCAGTTTTTTGGTAAAAAGTTTAAGGGGCGGAATGTTGTCGCTTTCGAATCGTCTGGGTGCGGATATTATTGTCGTGCCCCAAGGTTATGACTCAAAGATTGAAAGTGCCTTATTGAGAGGGGAGCCTAATAGTTTTTATTTTGATACGGAAGTCGTAGAACGTATAAAAAAAATTGAAGGGGTTGAACTTGCATCTCCCCAGCTTTTTATTGCGACCCTCTCCGCGGGCTGCTGTTCTTTTCCTTTACAGATTATAGGTATCGATTTTGATTCAGATTTTAATGTAAAACCTTGGCTTAAAAAACAGATAAAACTTCCTCTTTTGGATAATCAAATTGTAGCCGGAAGTAATGTGTCCGGTGATTATAATTCTCAAGTAAAATTTTTTAATCAGCCCTTTGTAATTGCAGGCCGTTTGACTAAAACGGGAATGGGGTTTGATAATTCCATTTTTATGACAATAGAAAATGCAAGGAAGCTTGCAAAAGAGTATGAAAGAATTACGCAGCATCCTGTTGCAAAAAATGAAAATTTGATTTCAAGTGTTATGGTAAGGATTAATCCGAGATATGACGCAGGTGAGGTAGCTAAAAAGATAAGAGAAGAATTTAAGGGAGAAGAAATTTATCCTTTAATATCGAAGAGGATGATGACAAATATATCTTCAAGTATTTCAAGCTTAAATGTCTATGTTTATATCCTTATTGTGATCCTATGGATTCTTTCATTTATCGTGTTGGCTGTTTCTTTTTCTTCGATTTTTAATGAGCGTAAAGAAGAATTCGGAATGTTGAGGATAATAGGAAGTACCAAAAAGAAGTTATTTGAACTTGCGGTTTTAGAATCTCTTATGATAAGTATGTCGGGAGCAATTATAGGAACGGTTCTTTCATGTTTGATTATGTTTTTATTTAATCAGGCAATTGTTACAGGAATGAAGATGCCTTTTTTAAACCCTTCTTTTCTTTGGACTTTTGTTTGCTTCCTTTTGACCTTTGCCCTTATTTCGGTAATCGGCCCCCTTGCAGCCCTTAAAACTATGTATAGTTTTACAAAAGAAGAACCGGCTTTATCAAAATCTTAA